The following is a genomic window from Herpetosiphonaceae bacterium.
GCCCTACACCCAGCAGCAGATCTGGATGCTTCCAGAGCCGATGATCCAGGAGGGCAGCGCGCTGATGGCGCTCCGCCGACAGCTCCGGCGCGACGCATGGCCGATCCACCAGCTGTATATGCGCGTGACTCCCCGGCACGTGCAGCATGCCGAACTCCGACAAAGCACCTCCTGGCAGCTTCCGATGCCTCGGCGACGGCTGGGATGGTGCGAGCGCGGCTGGATCCTGGGCAACGATCAGTCGCTTCAGATGCATATTCACGTGCTGACCGGCCCACGGGCGCATGTGCTGCGTCCGATGTTCGAGCCGGAGATTCGCCAGCAGGCGGCGACCATGTTACGCTACGCACTGAGCCATATAAGTGAGCCGCGCACGGTTTTTGCTGTAATACGCGGCTATCAGTCGGAAATCGGCAGCGCTCTTGAGGAACTGGGCTTTAAGCTCCGTGGTGAGCAAACGCTGTTCGTCAAGCATCTGGTTGTGCCGCAGCGTCATGCCGTGCGTGTACCGGCGCTGCTGAGGACTGAGCCGAACCTGGAGCCGGCTACGACATTGCCACGCATCCCGCAGTAGGGAGTAGGACGAGCGTATGAAAGAACAGGTTATTACAAGTAATATAGATCTTTTACTTGACACCTTGCCGCCGCATATTCGCCGCCCAATCGACGACGATGTGCGTCGTGATGATCTGATTGAGATTGTGATGGATCTGGGCCGCCTGCCCGAAGCCCGCTATCGCAACGCCGAAGAGTTTTTATCGGAGATGGAGATCACGCGCGAAGATCTGGAATATGTCGTCTCGCGCATCGGGCGCTTCGGCGAGGATAATCGCGCTGGCATTCCACGCACGCTGCACCGCATCTCGGCGATCCGCAACCGCTCCGGCCAGATTATTGGCCTGACCTGCCGCGTTGGCCGCGCGGTGTTCGGCACGATCGACATCCTGCAAGATCTGGTCGAGGAAGGCCAGAGCATCCTGCTGCTGGGACGGCCCGGCGTCGGCAAGACGACGCTGCTGCGCGAGATGGCGCGGGTGATCGCCGATAACTTCCGCAAGCGGGTGGTGATCGTCGATACATCGAACGAGATCGCGGGCGACGGCGATATTCCGCACTCAGGCATCGGGCGTGCGCGCCGCATGCAGGTGCCGCGACCATCCGAGCAGCACGGGGTGATGATCGAGGCGGTCGAGAATCACATGCCGGAAGT
Proteins encoded in this region:
- a CDS encoding AAA family ATPase, coding for MKEQVITSNIDLLLDTLPPHIRRPIDDDVRRDDLIEIVMDLGRLPEARYRNAEEFLSEMEITREDLEYVVSRIGRFGEDNRAGIPRTLHRISAIRNRSGQIIGLTCRVGRAVFGTIDILQDLVEEGQSILLLGRPGVGKTTLLREMARVIADNFRKRVVIVDTSNEIAGDGDIPHSGIGRARRMQVPRPSEQHGVMIEAVENHMPEVIVIDEIGTELEAQAARTIAERGVQLVGTAHGNSLENLMINPTLSDLIGGIQAVTLGDEEA